In Herbinix luporum, a single window of DNA contains:
- a CDS encoding AIR synthase family protein, which yields MKIGKIHETILKRSVLNQIKHRRDEVLLGPAIGKNCSIIDLNGEDLLAVSTNPLKDIMNNTGILAVHKTVNNIASSGAEPIGITLSILLPEDTEESSLKVLIHDVDMVCKELNIEVFGVEAEVTKVVIKPVLTVTGVGRLKKSDIEKGLAAIPGQEIVMTKWVGLEGTAILAKAKEEELLSRYSAAFINGAKSMLDYISVLPEVKIANQVGVTSMHNVTEGGIFGALWELGAAFKVGLEVDLQKILLKQETVEICEYFDLNPYMLISGGCLLMVTDKANFLVESLREEGIEAAVIGRIKEGNDRLVKNNDELRFLEPSQSDELYKVI from the coding sequence ATGAAAATAGGCAAAATACATGAGACAATACTTAAAAGATCTGTACTAAATCAGATTAAACACAGAAGAGATGAAGTACTGCTAGGACCTGCCATAGGAAAAAACTGCAGTATAATAGACCTTAATGGAGAGGATTTGCTGGCTGTATCCACAAATCCTCTTAAAGATATAATGAATAATACGGGAATTCTTGCCGTCCATAAAACAGTCAATAATATTGCCTCTAGTGGAGCTGAGCCTATAGGTATAACACTTTCCATATTGCTGCCGGAAGATACTGAAGAATCCAGCTTAAAAGTATTGATTCATGATGTAGATATGGTTTGTAAAGAGCTTAATATAGAGGTTTTTGGGGTAGAAGCAGAAGTAACAAAAGTTGTAATCAAACCGGTATTAACGGTTACCGGTGTAGGAAGATTAAAAAAATCAGATATAGAAAAAGGTTTGGCAGCTATACCGGGTCAAGAAATTGTCATGACTAAGTGGGTAGGCCTAGAGGGCACTGCTATATTGGCAAAGGCAAAGGAAGAGGAATTACTAAGCAGATATTCTGCCGCCTTTATTAACGGGGCAAAAAGTATGCTTGATTATATATCAGTTCTTCCTGAAGTAAAAATAGCAAATCAAGTCGGTGTAACATCTATGCATAACGTAACAGAAGGCGGAATATTCGGAGCATTATGGGAATTGGGTGCGGCTTTTAAGGTTGGGCTTGAAGTGGATTTACAAAAAATTCTGTTAAAACAAGAGACAGTAGAAATATGCGAATATTTTGATCTGAATCCCTATATGCTCATATCCGGCGGTTGTTTACTGATGGTAACCGATAAAGCAAATTTTTTAGTGGAGAGTCTGAGAGAGGAAGGTATAGAAGCGGCAGTGATAGGCCGGATAAAGGAAGGTAATGACAGGCTTGTTAAAAACAATGATGAACTGCGATTTCTAGAGCCTTCTCAGTCAGATGAGTTATATAAAGTGATATAA
- a CDS encoding Lrp/AsnC family transcriptional regulator, with protein MREKILTAIDKNSKLTAKDLAIMLGSTEEEVTSILKQLEEEHIICGYPTLINWDKVQCERVTALIEVKVTPQRGLGFDKIAERIYKFDEVQSVYLMSGGFDLTVIIEGKTMREVANFVAAKLAPMDAILSTATHFVLKKYKEHGLPLVEPKQDERMLISP; from the coding sequence ATGAGAGAAAAGATACTAACAGCAATTGACAAGAATAGTAAATTGACTGCGAAAGATCTGGCAATCATGTTGGGGTCTACTGAAGAAGAAGTAACATCTATTTTAAAACAGTTGGAAGAAGAACATATTATATGTGGATATCCAACCTTAATTAACTGGGATAAGGTTCAATGTGAAAGAGTTACAGCCTTAATAGAAGTGAAAGTTACCCCTCAAAGGGGATTGGGATTTGATAAAATAGCTGAAAGAATCTATAAGTTTGATGAAGTTCAGTCAGTTTATCTAATGTCCGGTGGATTTGACCTTACTGTAATAATTGAAGGTAAGACCATGAGAGAAGTTGCAAATTTTGTGGCGGCAAAGCTTGCACCCATGGATGCAATTTTAAGCACGGCAACCCATTTTGTATTGAAAAAGTATAAAGAACATGGTCTGCCCTTGGTAGAGCCCAAGCAGGATGAAAGGATGTTGATTAGCCCTTGA
- a CDS encoding pyridoxal phosphate-dependent aminotransferase — protein sequence MRNPLSRNVVNIQPSGIRKFFDIVSEMKDAISLGVGEPDFDTPWHIREEGIYSLEKGRTFYTSNSGLKELKIEICNYLYRRCDLQYNYSNEVLVTVGGSEAIDLALRAMVDPGDEVLVPQPSYVSYHPCALLAGAVPVVIELKEENNFKLTKQDLLSAITDKTKILILPFPNNPTGAIMDYDDLKDIVDIIIEKDLYVISDEIYSELTYGKRHVSIASFPGMRDRTIVINGFSKSYAMTGWRLGYAAGPALIIEQMTKIHQFAIMCAPTTSQYAAVEALRNGDSDVEMMRDAYDKRRKYLVHAIRNMGLSCFEPLGAFYVFPSIKGLNMSSDDFATRLLQEEKVAVVPGTAFGACGEGFLRISYAYSIDNLKVALERIERFVKKHK from the coding sequence TTGAGAAACCCATTATCACGAAATGTAGTTAATATTCAGCCTTCGGGTATTAGGAAATTTTTTGATATTGTTAGCGAGATGAAGGATGCCATATCCTTAGGAGTAGGTGAACCGGATTTTGATACTCCTTGGCATATTAGGGAGGAAGGTATATATTCCTTAGAAAAGGGTAGGACCTTTTATACATCAAATTCCGGTCTTAAAGAGTTAAAAATTGAAATCTGTAATTATTTATATAGGAGATGTGATCTTCAATATAACTATAGCAATGAGGTTTTAGTTACCGTAGGTGGTAGTGAAGCAATTGATTTGGCACTTCGTGCCATGGTTGATCCTGGGGATGAGGTATTGGTTCCTCAGCCATCTTATGTTTCATATCATCCTTGTGCCCTCTTGGCAGGGGCAGTGCCTGTGGTAATAGAACTTAAGGAAGAAAACAATTTTAAATTAACTAAACAAGATCTGCTATCTGCAATAACAGATAAAACTAAGATCTTAATTCTTCCTTTTCCCAACAATCCTACAGGAGCAATCATGGACTATGATGATTTGAAGGATATAGTTGATATTATTATAGAAAAGGACTTATATGTAATTTCCGATGAGATTTATTCAGAACTTACTTATGGAAAGAGGCATGTATCTATTGCAAGCTTTCCGGGTATGAGAGATCGTACTATAGTTATTAATGGATTTTCGAAATCCTATGCCATGACCGGATGGAGGTTAGGATATGCAGCGGGGCCTGCTTTAATTATTGAACAGATGACAAAAATACATCAGTTTGCCATTATGTGCGCTCCTACTACCAGCCAGTATGCGGCGGTTGAGGCATTAAGAAACGGAGATTCTGATGTAGAGATGATGAGGGATGCATATGACAAACGCAGAAAGTATCTTGTGCATGCCATTCGCAATATGGGTCTTTCTTGCTTTGAACCTCTTGGAGCATTTTATGTGTTTCCATCAATCAAGGGCCTTAATATGTCATCAGATGACTTTGCCACCAGGCTGTTACAGGAGGAAAAGGTGGCAGTTGTTCCCGGAACTGCATTTGGAGCCTGTGGCGAGGGATTCCTACGGATATCTTACGCCTATTCCATAGATAATTTAAAAGTTGCTTTGGAAAGAATAGAGCGCTTTGTAAAAAAACACAAATGA
- a CDS encoding chemotaxis protein CheX, protein MAALNVDHINPFLLATSKILKEMCFIEPKMDKPSIKEAVFLDNTLLIIIGFTGKIKGQVIIAFEHNTACDIASKMIMMPVTEMDDFAVSAISELGNMILGNAATIFSTQGIDMDITPPTIGKGTMSFSHSYSKNICIPFIYDGDKRIEVNIAIKGL, encoded by the coding sequence ATGGCTGCTCTTAATGTGGATCATATTAATCCTTTTTTGTTAGCAACTTCAAAAATTTTAAAGGAAATGTGCTTTATAGAACCTAAGATGGACAAGCCTTCTATTAAAGAAGCAGTCTTTCTTGACAATACACTTTTAATAATAATTGGATTTACAGGTAAAATAAAGGGTCAAGTTATAATTGCTTTTGAGCATAATACAGCTTGCGATATAGCATCTAAAATGATTATGATGCCGGTAACAGAGATGGACGATTTTGCAGTAAGTGCAATTAGCGAGTTGGGAAATATGATTCTCGGTAATGCAGCCACAATTTTCTCGACTCAGGGAATAGATATGGACATAACCCCACCTACAATAGGAAAAGGTACTATGTCATTTTCACATTCCTATTCAAAAAATATCTGTATTCCATTTATATATGACGGTGACAAAAGGATAGAAGTTAATATAGCCATAAAAGGTTTGTAA